One Perognathus longimembris pacificus isolate PPM17 chromosome 13, ASM2315922v1, whole genome shotgun sequence genomic window, tttcatttttttttcctttcttttctttgttttttctttctgtgggtGGGCGGGTgtgcgcgcgccagtcctgggtctcCACCAGTCCTGGATGGAGGCTCAGGgctccatccctgagcctctttgagccacagcgccattcctggctttttctaagtagtttgttGAAAGTAAcagtcccggggctggggatatggcctagtggcaagagcgcttgcctcatatacatgaagccctgggttcgattccccagcaccacatctatggaaaacggccagaagtggcgctgtggctcaagtggcagagtgctagccttgagtaaaaaagaagccagggcaaaaaagaagccagggacagtgctcaggccctgagtccaagccccaggactggccaaaaaaaaaaaaaaagaaagaaagaaacagtcccagggcctttcctgctcagactggcttcaaaccaggatcctcaggtctcggtgTCCCGTGTAggtggggttacaggtgtgagccagccacGCCCAGCTCTCGGGCCTTTCTTATCTATTCGTTCAACCTGGGCACCCTGGGGTCCCGCTTGCCCATTCTTTGGCCACTGTGAGCTTTATAATAAATCAGCTTTCATATGGCAAAGGTCACGCGGGTCACCCTCTTTGCAAGATTCTTCGGGTGGAACCTAGACCGGTgcaacctccccctcccccgtcagCCAGGGCCATCTGGGCCCTCTTCTTGCTCCCGAGGGGAGGTGGACGGGGTGCCCTCCCGCTCCCCAAGCCCCGGCCCTCCTCACTGGTTCTGGTCGAGGTCCCCGAAGGCGCTGAGGTAAGGGAAGTTGCCTCGAATGATCTGGAATTCCTCCTGCGAGATGTGGCCGTCGCCATCCACGTCGAAATTCCGGAACACAGACTAGGGGTGTAAAGAGTGACATGCAGGACGGAAAGAAGGCTCCTGGGGGCCTGCCCGCCCCCGccacgggcccccccccccccccggcccgctcTATGTTCTAACGAGAGTCACAGATGTCCCGCCACCGTCCCCGCTCCCCAGCCGGGCCCTCCGCCCGGCAGCCGCCTGCTACCCCGTCCTGCCCCGTCCTGCCCGGTCCTGCCCCTGTCCTGCCCCGTCCTGCCCCATCCTGCCCCGTCCTGCCCCGtcctgcccccgccccgcccccggactCCGCGAAGCCTCACCTCCACCATCTTCTCAATGTGCTCGGCCACCAGGGCCTGGTCCAGCTTGGGCTTGGCCGCGGAGGTCCACTCCTCCAGCACGGGGGGCCGCGGAGGTGGGGTGCAGCTGGTGGGGCTGGTGGGCTGCAGGAAGGGTCAGGCCTGAGCTCGGAGGTGGGGGCAGCCCAGGGGAGCCCCTGGGGAGAAGGCAGCCCGCCCCCAGGCCGCTGGCTggttcgcgggggggggggggggggggcaccagctGGGATGGATTCTTGGGGAGGGCAAAGCGAGGAGCTGGGGTCCCCCCTCACCGAGGACTTGGAGCGCGGTTCTCGCTGCAGAGACAGCTGGTAGAGCTCATCCTCGGTCTGATACTGGTCCAGAGACACCTGGGGCGCACAAGCCGGGGCTCACCGTTCCGAGCCCCCAGCCCAGGGGGCAGGGCCACCCAGAGGCCACCGCTCGGCCAGTGCTCGGGCCAGACCACGGTGTGGCCCCCAACTGTGAGCACAATGCACCCCCCCAAGCCCCCAGACAGGAAGCCGAATCAGAACTTAGCCCCGAGCTGTGGCATCCATCCAGAATCCAGCTCAGCTCTcaagccccaccccagccagaaGCTGCGAGAAAGAATCGACTCTGAACCCTCACACTCTCCTAGAACCTGGCATCGCTCCAGCTGGACGCccctggctcacgcctggaatcctagctgctcgggaacccgagatctgagggtcaaggtctGACACCAACCAGGGCAAGAAATGTGgtagaggcttatctccaatgaaccagcaagaagctggaagtggagctgcggctcaaggagTAAAGCACCAACACTGGgcaaaaagctacaggacagcacccaggccctgagttcaagccctagtgctggcacacacacacgcgcgcacacacacacacacacacacactcacattcccACCCTAGACCTCCAGACAGATCCCACAGCCGCATTAGAATCCACCCCGTACCACCCCGCCACTGACTCCAATCCCTGGGGCTTTGCGCTCAGCCTCAAACCCTAAACGCAATCGAGCGACAGGACAGGAGGAGCCCCTCCGGGGACGCACACGCAGGCCCCCAGTCCACCCTGGGCCTGGAACCCGCCTCCATGCTCACCCCGAGACCCGGAGCCCGGGCCAcgccccccagcccctcaccgtGAGCAGGCTGAGCAGGTCATGGTTGGCCTGCATGGGCGGCCGCAGGCTGGTCACCATGGCCAGCTGCTCCAGGATGGCGAAGAGCTGCTTCATCTTGGTGCCGTTGAGCCGGGTGCGGGCCGGGTCCAGCCAGTCGGGCAGGGCCAGCTGCAGGGCCACCAGATCCTTGAGGTGCACGCCCAGGATGGGAAAGCGGAAGCCCACGCAGGCCGCCAGCCGGCGGGCGGTAGTTACCGTAGTTCCCCGTGGCCGTGACCAGTTCCGTcaggctttcccagagctgtgaAGCCAAGGTCAGAGGTCACGCACACGCACCCACTCCCCCTCAGCCCTCGAGGGTACAAGAGCAGGAGGAGGCCCAGAGCAGGGACTGGAGAAAAGGCAACACCCTCCCGCCTCTCCTCTACCACCTCGACCTCTAGAGGTTAGAGTTCACAGGTCATGCGTTCAAGATAACATCGATTGCCAAATACCGCACCTCCACACCAGGCCGGGCAAAGGTCATCGTCCACACTTAACAGAAGGAAAAACGAGGGCTCTCCccgagcctctgtgctcaaggcgaaTGCCCTACTACgtcgagccacagcaccctttctaGGGTTCTGGGGGTTTttgtttctccagtcctgggccttggactcagggcctgagcgctgtccctggcttctttttgctcaaggctagcactctgccacttgagccacagcgccccttctggccgttttctgtatatgtggtgctggggaatcgaacccagggcttcatgtatacgaggcaagcactcttgccactaggccatactcccagccctctagatttctggtagttagctgcaatgagagtctcacagcctttcctgcctgggctggctttgaactgtggtcctcagatctcagcctcttgagctagggttacaggtcgGAGCCACCAACGGCCAGCTTTTCTTATGAACAGTGCTGGAGTGCTGTTCTTATGAacagtggaacccagggcctttgaaCCCGTGTCAGGCAGGCGCTGCGGCTGAGCTACGCCCCCGGCTGGGTGAGCgtgttctacttcttgagctgGGGATGGTTACACAAGCATTttctggggttgtttttttttttttggggggggggaagtaggaGGGAAGTAGGAGGGATaagattttaaagagaatttcACTGTGTAATCCGGTTTGGTTCATCCTctacctccccagtagctgggatcacaatcAGGCCCAGCTTTACACACAGACCATTTCTTTATCATTTGTCTTTCAACTGTCCTAATGTTTCATATACATTTCTATGTTTCTATTGCCCAtttcttggggggctgggggggatgtacttgccagtcctggggtttgaactctgggcgctgtccctgagcctctttgtgctcaaggctagcgctctaccacttgagccacagcgcctcttccggctttttcttaacagtttaatggagataagagtcccaccccagtggccttttctgccccggctggctttgaaccgccatcctcagatctcaacctcgcgagcagctaggattccaggcgtgggcCGCCAGCACCCGGCTTTTCTCCCGGAGTGTTTTAAAGACGGGAAAAGCACTGATGAGCTTCAGCTTCGGGGTCAGGCGAGCCAGGGCGCCTCCCTCTTCCGCCCGCATTGCAAAACCCAGGGAANNNNNNNNNNNNNNNNNNNNNNNNNNNNNNNNNNNNNNNNNNNNNNNNNNNNNNNNNNNNNNNNNNNNNNNNNNNNNNNNNNNNNNNNNNNNNNNNNNNNNNNNNNNNNNNNNNNNNNNNNNNNNNNNNNNNNNNNNNNNNNNNNNNNNNNNNNNNNNNNNNNNNNNNNNNNNNNNNNNNNNNNNNNNNNNNNNNNNNNNNNNNNNNNNNNNNNNNNNNNNNNNNNNNNNNNNNNNNNNNNNNNNNNNNNNNNNNNNNNNNNNNNNNNNNNNNNNNNNNNNNNNNNNNNNNNNNNNNNNNNNNNNNNNNNNNNNNNNNNNNNNNNNNNNNNNNNNNNNNNNNNNNNNNNNNNNNNNNNNNNNNNNNNNNNNNNNNNNNNNNNNNNNNNNNNNNNNNNNNNNNNNNNNNNNNNNNNNNNNNNNNNNNNNNNNNNNNNNNNNNNNNNNNNNNNNNNNNNNNNNNNNNNNNNNNNNNNNNNNNNNNNNNNNNNNNNNNNNNNNCCCTCACCCATCCGATTCAACAGACATTTATTGagcgcaggcgggcgggcgggcggtgtgGGGTGCCgacgccccccgcccccgagcgCCCCCCACGCACACGCTGTCGATGTCGATGAGGCTGCTGTGCCGCCGGCTCCCCTCTTGGTCCAGGAGGGCCTTCAGCTCCTTGATCTGCTCCGCCAGCTCGGGGTTCAGGTCGAACTCCGCTGGGAACGCCGAAATCCAGTATCTGGCGGAGGGGCAGCGTCACCCACCGGCCCTTCCCCACCGCCCCCGGAGGGAGCCCCCCAAGGCATAGGGCCGACACCCCCTCCCGGGGCACTTGCCTTCCCGAGGGCACCGAAGGGAgggcaccccccgcccccacagggCAGCGAAGGGCAGGGATGGACGCCTGGCCTACATCGGCCCACCTGAGCACACAGCACCCGAAGGggcaagcgggggggggggggggcgggggccccggACGGGGGCTCACCTGACCAGGTGGCACGTCTTCACCTGCAGGGAATTCGAGTTGTCCTTCCGGGATTGTTGGTAGGTGAGGGGCAGTCAAGGAAAACAGGCATTGGGGGGGGCAGAGTCTGacgtgggaggggggcaggggggcggggcctgcgcagGTGGAAGCtctgggaaaggaggggaggataCAAGCCTGGGAGGATGccgggtggggtgtgggggggactgcagggggggggagggagggaagccctgggttctgtggGAGGCTGAAAGGAGGCTCTGGGATAGCTGAGAGGCCGCCAGGCCAGAGCCGGGGCAGATCCTAGGCCCCAGGGAAGGTGAGGGGCGAAAAGCCCGGgttcaggagaggagaggaaccgaggagaggagagagaggagagagaggagagaagagagagagagagagagagagagagagagagagagagagagagagagagagagagagagagcgccaggCAGGCAGGGGGGCTGAGGGACTCAGGAAGGGCCGCCTGGCCCGGGAGTCAGGAAGGATATATGTGCAGCAGTTTGGCAGCCAGCTGGGAAGACGGGATGTACCAGGGGTGCATCATGAGGAACATGCGCACCAGCTGCGGGTCCCGCACCTTCCCCGAGTCGTCTAACGCACAGGGGTCAAAGAGAAGCGGGCTGAGGAGACACCTGGGTGCCCAAGCTCCAACCCCCGAAGCCTAGCCTGCCAGCCCCAGGGTCGGGGGTCCCTCTTGCTGCACGGCTGACCCTGCCCTCTCCGGCTTTCCCGGGACCTCTCGGGAGCAGCGGGCCAAGGGGAAGGAAGGCCGGGTGACAGGAGCGAGTGGGGAGGCACCAgcgatgctggggggggggggggcgctttgCGGAGGCCCCATCTTCCAGAGGGGAACCAGCTGGGGCGGAAGGAGCCTGGGTTCCCCAGAGGTCAAGAATCCAGAGGTCATTTCCTGAATGTTGGGGGAAGGGGGCACCCCCTCTGCCAGATAAGTCCCCCACACCACATCTGCCggaaacagctcccaggcctgagATAGGAGTTCCTCTGGATCCCCGTGGGAGACAGATAATGTCCCTGCCGGGTGGGAGCCGGGACAGCGCCCTTTCCCTGCCAGTCCCCCGGGGCCAGGGAAGGGAGGCGGGTCACCTGCAGCAGGAGCACCCCTCTACCCTGTTAGGAGGAGGAGCTGCCCTCCAGGCTGCGGggtgagcctggggggggggggtccccggccAGGGGTCTCGAGGGAAAGGGCCTtgggtcctgggtcctggggGTGAGGGGTCCCTGCCCCGGGGTCTGTCCCCGGAGGAAGGCACTGGGATACCGAGGGGGGTTCTGGCTAGGGGTCTGTTCCCCGGGAAAGGGGCCCGGATCCCGGCCCGCGTCCCCTCCCCATGCCACTCACCGAAGGCCTCAATGCAACCCCGGAGCAGCTCCTCCACCGTGCAGCCCCTGTCCAGGTCCAGGGTGCTCGCCATGGCCGCCGACGCCCGCAGGCCCGGCCGGGCTGGGCTCTGGGAGGCTCCTCTCGGGCTGGGACCCGACCCAGGTCCTGGGGGCACAGAGCTGGAGTGGGCGGGGAGGCGGACGGGGCCCCGGCCcgagggcgggcgcggggcggggcgggcacgcCCCCTGCCGGGCAGGGCCCGCGTGGCCCCCCGGTCCCTCCCGGGGTTAAACGGCCCCACCGGGGATGGTGCAAGCGGCTAGTGGGGAAACGCGCCCGCGAGACGCTTCCGGCCCCTCCTCCGAGTCgcgggcgggagggcggaggggctCCCCGGGGTGGGGGCTCCCCGGGACGGCAGGGGTCGGGAGGCGCCCCCGGTCCCGCCGGCCCTTCGCGGCTGGGCCCCGCTCCCCGGGCACCTGCAGCGCCCCGCCTCGGCGCGCCGCCCCtcggctcccctccctcccagcctcccctcccctcccccgcagggTTATTTTGGGAACCCGGAGCCTGAGGGGACCTCGGAGGAATTTTCTTCTCCCCGGgataggcgggggggggggggggggacacccagGCGTCCTGCCCGCAGGCCCCCGCCCAGGCGCCCCGCGCGCGCGGGGGAGGCCTGCCCTCGGGGAGAAGCGCATTCCTGGGGCGGGGAAGGCCGGGAGGCGTCCGCGGGGAGCCCAGCCAGGGAACGGCCGCTCCCCGCGGGTCCCcggccgccctcctccccgcccggcACGGGTGGCCCGAGCGCCAGGAGTTGGGTGCCCAGAAGGGGGCGCGGAcacggtgggggggagggggtcgcgGCGGGCACCACACCACGAGCGACCGACGCTCGGCGGGGGCCAGGCGGGGACGGACACCCACTCCCTCCCCGAGTCCGTGGCggaaggccggggggggggggcgggcccgggggTGCAGGacgtccctccccccgccccccaccccgcgctcccccgcccccgctcccaGACCCCTTGGATCTCACCATGGCAACCGAGCCCGCGCCCACCGGCACCCCGGGACGCTCGGGGCCGcggcccaccccccaccccgcccgcccggggACCCGGGCGCCCCTCCCACCTGCCCGGAGTTCGCCGGTCGGCCGggcccgcccgcggccccgcgcgCGGCGCTGACATCTGCGCACGTGTGCACGCAGGTCGGCGCCCCGCCACGCACGGGCTGTGCCACGCGCGCACGCCCCCCGCGGGGGCGGCACGCCCCTCCGCCGGCCCGCCCCCCCCGGCGCCCGGCGCCCCCCgccagcgccccctcccccagtgggGTCCTCCGCGGAGTTCCCGGGACTTTCCCTAGCGCCCCCGCCCCGGCGTCCCCGCCGGGCTCCGCGGCCTCCTCGCCGCGTGACCTTGAGAAGCACTGGGCCCCTCGCAGCCTCAATTTGCCCATCTGTCAAATgggggtgtgcggggggggggcggccgagACGCGGCGGGGAAGGCGCGGGAGCGCGCGGACGCGCCCCTCCCACGGGGCACCCCGAGCCCCGCGCAGCGCCCCGGCCGGCCGCAGCCCGGGGTCCCggcccgcccgcgccgcccctcggggccgcgcccccctccccgcccgcccgcgctcccGCTCACTCACTCTCGGGACCCGCAGCGAGGGCGCCCACACCCGGCCCGGCCGGCACCACCTCGGAGCGCGCCCGCCGGCCTCGCTGCGGCTGCGGCGGCCGCCcgctccccgccgccccgccccgcgccgccgccccctcccctccccgcccgccccgcgtgaGCCCGGGCTGCGGGCTGCGCCACGGCGCGACGCGGGGGGCTGGGGTCCCCCGCCCGGGCCGCTCCCGGGGGCCGATCCGGAGGAAGCCGGGAGGGGCAGGAAGCGGGCTGCGGTGGGCGAGGggcgccccgcccagcccccggcCGGGTTCCTGTTTTCAAGCCGTTCCCACGGGGCGggccggccgggccgggcgcctTCCTGCGGGCGGTGGGCGCCCCGGCGCGGGGGAggccggcgcggggggggggggccgaggctCCCCGGGACCAGCGGGAAGGGCGCTTCGGCGGGCGGGGAGCGCGGCCTGCGCCCGGCGCGCCACGGAAGCCTGGCTACCTGCAGACCTGGCCCGGCGTCCGGGGACCGGGGTGGGGCGAGGGGCTCCGGCTcacgcccgggggcggggccgccgcaGGCAGTTGGGGTCCCCACAGCCCAGCCTGCGGGGAGCAGTCACCGTTTCCGGCCATTGGGGTTCAAACACTCACTCTGAAACCAGCGGCCCCTGCGAGGCCGGCCCCTCCCGGCCCGGGCTGGGGaggcggacccccccccccccgcacctcagCAAGGAGACCCACACACAGGCCCTTTCGGATCCCGTGTCCCCACCacgggcccgggggtggggggcgtttGGTCCTGGGCTCAGCGGTCTGTGACTGCCCCCCTCTCCTGGATCCCCCCGGATTTTAGACCGAAGCCGAGCCACCTGCTAGGAGACCCTGAAACGCCGCAGTGGGGCGGGGCTAAGGGCGGAGCCAAGGAGCCGCCGAGCATCcgcgggccgcccccccccatccctccctcggCCCGGGCCTCCGCCCCGGCGGGCCCCACCCGGGCggacgccccgcccccagccagccagcctggccGCTGACCTAGTATGGACACGGCCCTGGTAGGAGAGGCGTGGAGGGCGACTGGGGAAAGGGACCGAGCCCCGGGCCACGCCCCACGGgccgccgcccccctcccggcGGAGGACGCACCTGCCAGGGTGTGGGGCACAAGGGGGTGATTTGGCAGCAGCTGTGGGGCTCGCCACGGGCTAAAAATATTTCCCAACAGAAAGAAGAGTAGAGAAGCTCCCAGTGGGAGTCAGTTTATTGGGCGTGGGGGCAGCTGGTCAGAGAGGAAGGGACCTAGAGCAAAGGGGGGCTCCCCCGGGAAGGGGCTCGCAGACCCAACTCCAGCCGCCCACCCTCGGGAAGAGCAGCTGGAGCTGGCCCAGAGGATGGCCAACAGACACACAAGGGCAGGGGCTTGGGGTCTGGCCTAGGGGCTCAGATCTTCTCATCGGGGGCCGGCAGGCGCTGGTAGGAAGGTTCCACGCCCCAGATCTCCCGGGCGTACTGGGCGATGGTGCGGTCGCTGGAGAACTTGCCCGAGGTGGCTATGTTCCGGATGACCATCCTGGTCCACTCCCTCGGGTTCTACAGGCcaaagagggggtgggggggctctgggtTCACCCTGCCAGCAGGGGCCCCACCTTCTGCCTCAGCCCAAGCCCAACCCCGGGGTCTCTCACCTTATACAAAGCGCTGACTCTCTCCTGGCACTTAATGTAGTCTTCATAATCTGCAAAGACTTTAAACCTGAAGtgggaaggaaaggcagggagCTCTGTGGACAGCTGGGGCCCCCAAGAATGCCTGCCGCTGCTTCCAAAGGAGCCTGACCCCACCTACCCAGCACCCCACCACCCCCGTGGAGCCTggagcttccccgcgccctcctgctGTGGGGCCAGGCCCCAGAGCCAGCCCGCTCACCGGTCATGGTGCATGAGCATGTGGACAATGTCCTTGAACAAGTC contains:
- the Rasgrp2 gene encoding LOW QUALITY PROTEIN: RAS guanyl-releasing protein 2 (The sequence of the model RefSeq protein was modified relative to this genomic sequence to represent the inferred CDS: deleted 1 base in 1 codon), which codes for MASTLDLDRGCTVEELLRGCIEAFDDSGKVRDPQLVRMFLMMHPWYIPSSQLAAKLLHIYQQSRKDNSNSLQVKTCHLVRYWISAFPAEFDLNPELAEQIKELKALLDQEGSRRHSSLIDIDSVCVGGARGRGASAPHTLWESLTELVTATGNYGNYRRRLAACVGFRFPILGVHLKDLVALQLALPDWLDPARTRLNGTKMKQLFAILEQLAMVTSLRPPMQANHDLLSLLTVSLDQYQTEDELYQLSLQREPRSKSSPTSPTSCTPPPRPPVLEEWTSAAKPKLDQALVAEHIEKMVESVFRNFDVDGDGHISQEEFQIIRGNFPYLSAFGDLDQNQDGCISREEMISYFLRSSSVLGGRMGFIHNFQESTSLRPVACRHCKALILGIYKQGLKCRACGVNCHKQCKDRLSVECRRRAQSVSLEGSVPSPSPTHTHHRAFSFSLPRPGRRGSRPPEIQEEEVQAVEDGVFDIHL